From Carassius auratus strain Wakin chromosome 10, ASM336829v1, whole genome shotgun sequence, a single genomic window includes:
- the LOC113110379 gene encoding integrin alpha-2 yields the protein MDKVEKVVILLILLQGFCIAQTQGFNVGTAGAKIFSGLVVEEFGYTVQQISNDQGKWLLVGSPWSGYPQNRKGDIYKCDISASRTLPCQKLNLADSISIDGVQSISVNMSLGLTLTPMAKPDMLMTCGPLWAQRCGSQYFYPGVCAEVSPQFTPQSSFSPAIQTCGGPIDVAIVLDASSSIYPWPDVINFLIKLLENLDIGPDKTRVSIMQYSEELTFNYYFSSDQNRDKVLSEASGINRIVGYDTNTFEALDQARQTAFLPENGGRPGATKVLVVVTDGESADGDKGPEVIERCNKDGIIRFGIAILKESANIQKFIEEIELIASTPTENYMFNVSSEQALIYIAGTLGDRIFNIEGTSQGQEFQLEMSQVGFSAHQTNKKGVIMLGAVGAYGWSGTVVHHTAGKSHILLKNAFEKILDDRNHSSLLGYSVASVFDGSSEFYVAGAPRAVHRGQVVVYSMNSQNQPVIKDSQRGDQIGSYFGSVLCPVDVDTDGVTDLLLVGAPMYMSEEKSETGRVYLYTITTGILSNQGRLEGPSASDNARFGTAITAVPDLNLDGFSDVVVGAPLEGNGQGAIYIFYGDRKTIRKQSSQKILGSTLGPAFRFFGRSLDSRGDMNGDLIPDVSVGAAGNAVQLWSRTVAAVTATVSFSPEKISILSKPCMFGGRMVSCVSAKVCFRSTFRPMVAVKIDIKYNLTLDAGLQLSRDTSRAQFDNSERLIQKSLSVSDKEICVYHYVYVQETPDFLSPVAMRVDISPQNPEKGPVLDAFQPKAWEFFIPFVKDCGSDDKCSCDLKLTVKAVNVSSSSSLLVSPDRRRLSFIVTVRNMKENAYNTRVSANFSRNLFYASFTPPADNTEVKCSSKAGSLDCRVGYPTLTPGQMVTFEIHYDFNLNHLEKQAVVNFEVQSDSEEEVTSDNKVSLFIPVQYNAEIILTRNLNLDFCGIGPEDQVKHTVSGFEDIGPEFNIALRVSTGTFPINQARLTVLLPTSTKAANPLLYVTSVQTAPVVNVQCDSSRLIDPLKIREKTHTARFTKESFRGTAELDCKAAKCETMTCVLKDLEVKTSYFVNITTRIWNGTFAFADFQTVLVAGSSEVHTSQPDLIVIAHKQQQIKITVSKEGATGDIPIGIIIGSVIGGLLLLALVTVILWKVGFFKRMALPQGNEPDPAEQEGLCENQA from the exons ATGGACAAAGTGGAAAAAGTTGTGATACTACTGATATTATTGCAGG GTTTCTGTATTGCTCAAACTCAGGGTTTCAATGTGGGAACGGCAGGGGCTAAGATCTTCTCAGGTCTTGTGGTAGAAGAGTTTGGCTACACTGTACAACAGATAAGCAATGATCAAGGAAAATG GCTTCTGGTGGGTTCTCCCTGGAGTGGATACCCTCAGAATAGAAAAGGAGATATCTATAAGTGTGACATCAGTGCTTCCAGAACACTCCCTTGCCAGAAACTAAACCTTGCAG ACTCTATCAGCATAGACGGTGTTCAGAGCATCAGTGTCAACATGAGTTTGGGCCTGACTCTCACTCCAATGGCTAAACCTGACATGTTGATG acGTGTGGTCCTCTGTGGGCTCAGCGCTGTGGCAGTCAGTATTTTTACCCTGGAGTCTGTGCTGAAGTGAGCCCACAGTTTACTCCCCAGTCATCCTTCTCTCCTGCCATTCAAA CTTGTGGTGGGCCAATAGATGTTGCCATTGTTTTGGATGCATCAAGCAGTATATATCCATGGCCTGATGTTATAAACTTTCTCATTAAGCTTCTGGAAAATCTCGATATCGGCCCAGATAAAACTCGA gTCAGTATAATGCAGTATTCAGAGGAATTgacctttaattattattttagttctgACCAAAATAGAGACAAAGTTCTTTCAGAAGCTTCTGGTATTAATCGAATAGTTGGATATGATACCAACACCTTTGAAGCACTTGACCAAGccag ACAGACAGCTTTCCTTCCAGAAAATGGTGGCCGTCCCGGTGCCACTAAGGTGTTGGTGGTGGTTACAGATGGAGAATCTGCTGATGGTGATAAAGGTCCAGAAGTCATTGAGAGATGCAACAAAGATGGCATCATTCGCTTTGGCATTGCT ATTCTAAAGGAAAGTGCCAATATTCAAAAATTCATCGAGGAGATTGAGTTGATCGCTAGCACTCCAACAGAGAACTACATGTTCAATGTGTCATCAGAGCAAGCGCTGATCTATATCGCAGGAACGCTGGGGGACAGGATCTTTAACATTGAAG GCACCAGTCAAGGTCAGGAATTTCAACTGGAGATGTCCCAAGTTGGATTCAGTGCACATCAGACTAATAAGAAG GGTGTGATCATGCTGGGTGCTGTCGGAGCGTATGGATGGAGCGGGACCGTCGTCCATCACACAGCTGGGAAATCACACATTTTACTCAAAAATGCTTTCGAGAAAATCCTGGATGACAGAAACCACAGTTCTTTACTTG GATACTCTGTGGCGTCTGTATTTGACGGCTCGTCTGAGTTTTATGTGGCCGGTGCTCCTCGTGCCGTTCACAGAGGACAGGTTGTAGTTTACAGTATGAACAGCCAGAATCAACCGGTCATCAAAGATTCACAGAGAGGAGATCAG ATCGGCTCTTATTTCGGCAGCGTTCTCTGTCCTGTCGATGTGGACACTGACGGTGTGACGGATCTGCTGCTGGTCGGAGCGCCGATGTACATGAGCGAGGAGAAATCTGAAACAGGAAGAGTCTACCTCTACACCATTACCACG GGCATCTTGAGCAACCAGGGGAGGTTAGAGGGACCCTCCGCATCGGACAATGCTCGGTTTGGGACGGCCATCACTGCTGTCCCCGATCTAAACCTGGACGGCTTCAGCGACGTTGTGGTTGGTGCTCCGCTAGAAGGCAATGGCCAAGGTGCCATTTACATCTTCTATGGAGACAGAAAAACCATCAGAAAACAGAGCTCACAG AAAATACTTGGATCTACACTGGGCCCAGCGTTTCGTTTCTTTGGACGCTCTTTAGATAGTCGTGGTGATATGAACGGTGACTTGATCCCTGATGTTTCAGTCGGAGCGGCTGGGAACGCAGTGCAGCTCTG GTCAAGGACAGTTGCAGCTGTCACAGCAACGGTCTCCTTCAGCCCCGAGAAGATCAGCATTCTGAGTAAACCTTGCATGTTTGGAGGAAGGATGGTGTCATGTGTTAGTGCCAAAGTCTGTTTCAGATCAACGTTCAGACCCATGGTCGCGGTTAAAATAG ATATCAAGTACAACCTGACTCTTGACGCTGGCCTGCAGTTATCTAGAGACACATCAAGAGCCCAGTTTGACAACTCAGAGCGTCTGATCCAGAAATCTCTCAGTGTCTCTGACAAAGAAATCTGTGTTTATCATTATGTGTATGTGCAG GAGACCCCTGATTTTCTCAGTCCAGTTGCTATGCGAGTCGACATCAGTCCACAGAATCCAGAGAAAGGGCCTGTCCTGGATGCATTTCAGCCTAAAGCGTGGGAATTTTTC ATCCCTTTTGTAAAGGACTGTGGCTCTGATGACAAATGCTCTTGTGACCTGAAGCTTACTGTGAAAGCTGTTAATGTATCTAG CTCATCTTCACTTCTAGTCAGTCCTGACAGAAGAAGACTGTCCTTCATCGTGACAGTAAGGAACATGAAGGAAAATGCGTACAACACAAGAGTGTCTGCGAACTTCTCCAGGAACCTGTTCTACGCCTCTTTCACACCACCT GCAGACAACACTGAGGTGAAATGCAGTTCAAAAGCAGGCTCACTCGACTGCAGAGTTGGATACCCGACCCTGACACCTGGCCAGATG GTAACATTTGAGATCCACTATGACTTCAACTTAAATCACCTAGAGAAACAGGCTGTTGTGAACTTTGAAGTGCAAAG TGACAGCGAGGAGGAAGTGACATCTGATAACAAGGTCTCTCTCTTCATCCCAGTCCAGTACAATGCTGAAATCATCCTCaccag AAACTTAAACTTGGATTTTTGCGGGATTGGTCCTGAGGATCAAGTCAAACATACTGTGTCAGGTTTCGAAGACATCGGCCCAGAATTCAACATTGCATTACGA GTTTCAACAGGAACTTTCCCAATCAACCAGGCTCGTCTGACCGTCTTGCTGCCCACCAGCACCAAAGCTGCAAATCCTTTATTATATGTGACTTCAGTCCAAACGGCACCT GTTGTAAATGTGCAGTGTGACAGCAGCCGTCTGATCGACCCACTAAAGAtcagagagaaaacacacacggcCCGCTTCACTAAAGAGAGCTTCAGAGGGACAGCAGAACTG gATTGTAAGGCGGCAAAATGTGAAACCATGACTTGTGTCCTCAAAGATCTGGAGGTGAAGACCAGTTACTTCGTAAACATCACCACTAGGATCTGGAATGGCACATTTGCCTTT GCTGATTTTCAGACAGTTTTAGTGGCTGGAAGCTCTGAGGTACACACATCTCAGCCTGATCTCATAGTCATCGCACACAAACAGCAACAG ATAAAAATTACAGTGAGTAAAGAAGGAGCGACTGGAGATATTCCTATTGGTATAATCATAGGAAGTGTCATTGGCGGCCTCCTCCTTTTGGCTCTAGTTACAGTGATCCTATGGAAG GTTGGCTTCTTCAAGAGGATGGCTTTGCCACAGGGAAATGAACCGGATCCGGCAGAACAAGAGGGTCTGTGTGAGAATCAAGCATGA